The sequence below is a genomic window from Nitrospirota bacterium.
TTATGCAATAAAAAGGCGCCGCTCAAAAGGAGGGGGCAGAGGTGAGTCATTTGGAGCGGCATGGGCAGCCCAAGCGGAGCCCCGCCCCAAAAAGACGTTGTCTTTTTGGGGACCCCATAGAGATGCAGAGGGCTCCCGGAAAGTCGTAGACTTTTCGGGAATTCCGGAGCGGGTCGGTACGACTCGATTCCGAGCTGCCCCGCCTCGGAGGTCGCATCGACCGAGAATGAGCGAAAATGACTCACCTCTGCCCCCTCCTCTTCTGATCGCTATCCCCGGAGCGCCGCAGATTCCTGTACGCCCCGGGGTATCATCATAATCTTGGCATTTCAGGTGCTTACTTTATGCCGGCGTGCATCTTTGCCGACGTGACGGTGTTCTTCATGAGCATGGTGATGGTCATCGGACCGACGCCGCCGGGCACAGGGGTGATGGCGCCGGCAATCTCTTTGGCAGCATCGAAATCGACATCGCCCTTGAGGATGGGGACCATCTTGCCGGTCTTCTCGCTCTTCTTTTCACCGACGCGATTGACGCCCACATCGATGACGCAGGCGCCGGGCTTGATCCATTCGGGTTTTACCAGGCCCGGCACGCCGGCAGCGACGATGAGGATATCGGCGCGCTTGCAGTGAGACTGGAGGTTTTTCGTCCCGGTATGCACGATGGTGACGGTGGAGTTTGCACCTCTGCCCTTCTGGAGCATGATGTTGGCGATGGGCTTGCCGACGATATTCGAGCGGCCGACCACCACGACCTCGGCGCCCGAGGTCTCATAGCCGGAGCGCACGATCAGCTCCTGTATGCCGGCAGGGGTGCAGGGGAGGAACTTCGCCTCCGAGCCGCCGATCATCAGGCGGCCCACATTGACCGGATGGAAGGAATCGACGTCCTTGTCGGGGTCGATGGCATTGAGGACCTTTTTCTCATTGATATGTTTGGGGAGCGGGAGCTGGACGAGGATGCCGTGGATCTTCGGATCCTTGTTGTACTTTTCGATGAGCGTGAGCAGACCCTCTTCGGAGAGGTCCTCGGGCTGATCGTCCTGAATGGAGTGGAAGCCGAGCTCATGCGCGGTCTTCTGCTTGGCGGTAACATAGCTGACTGAAGCGGGGTTCTTGCCTACCAGGATGGTGACCAGGCCGGGCACGACCCCTGTTTTTGCTTTCAGATCGGCTACTTCCTTCTTGAGCTCCTCCCTGATCTGCGCTGCTACTTCGGTGCCGCTGATGATTTTTGCTGACATTCTGACCTCCTCTTTAGCTTTTATTGAAAAACGGAAGCAAATATCGGTGTGTTAAGCGCCCTTGATCAGCGAGAGCATCTCTTCGCGGGTGCTCTGTTTCGACCTGAAGATCCCCCGCACTGCCGACGTCGTCGTCCTCGATCCCGGCTTTTTGATTCCCCTCATGCTCATGCAAAGGTGCTCTGCATCGATGACGACCATGCAGCCCCGAGGCTTGATCCTGGTCATGATCATATCGGCGAGCTGTGCGGTCAGCCGCTCCTGGACCTGCGGCCTCTTGGCGAGGTGCTCGAGGGCCTTGGCCAGCTCGCTCAAGCCGACGATATTGCCCGAAGGGATATAGGCGATATGCGCCTTGCCGATGAAGGGCAGCAGGTGGTGCTCGCAGACCGAGTAGAAGGGGATATCCTTCAGCAGCACCATCTCGTCGTGGCTCTCGCCGTCGATCGGCTTGAGCAGGTCCTCTTCAGGGTCTTGCAGTCCCGAAAAGATCTCGGCGAACATCTTCGCCACCCGCTCGGGCGTATCCTTGATGCCGGGCCTGGCAGTATCCTCCCCGATCCCTTCGAGGATCAATCTTACCCCTTCTCTAATTTTTTTTGCGTCCATCGAAGCGTAAAATCCTTCTATCGGTAACGATTATATCCATTTTCATATCATGGTCTTCGGAGAGAATGCGCTCCACCATCTGCTCTTCGTACGCCAGCGCAACGGTACGGGCCGCCGTACGACAAAGTAGTTTATCATAAAACCCCTTGCCGTATCCCAGCCTGTTGCCCTGCCCGTCGAAGGCGACGCCGGGCACGATGACGACATCGACCGCTGCAATATCGACACTCCGCTCTTCAGAGAGCTGCGGCTCGGGTATCCCCAGGTAGCCGGGGACGAGCTCTTCCATGGATTTGATTTCGTAGAGGGCGAGGAGGCCGCTTGCGCGGTCCACTTTCGGGAGGACGGCGCGCTTCCCCTCCGCGAGGCTCTGCCGGAGCAGGGTCAGGGTGTCGACTTCGCTCCTGAACGAGGCGTAGAAAAGAATGGTGCGGGAAGTATGAAATTCCGGGAGCTCCGCAAGGCGCTCTCCGATCGCCCGGTCTTTGGCGTTCCTGAGCTCCTCGCTTATGGCGTCACGGCGGGAGAGGACCTCTTTGCGCATCAGGCGCTTCTCGTTGAACAGGCTGCTCTCCTGGCCCCGGTCTTCCAAAGCGCCGCCCCTAGCGTCGCATCGACTGTTCGAGTCTGGCTTTGATCTCTTTGATGTCGCTGACAAGTGAAGAGGTCTGGAAAGGAGAGACGCCGCGCAGGTCGGCATCCATGACCTCCTGGCTGAAGCGCATGGCGCCCAGGAGCTCCATCTCGCCGAGGTGCTCCCGCAGAAAGGCGAGGTCGCTGTCGCTCCTCACCTTGTTGGCGACGACAAACACCTTCTGCACGCCGAGCCCTTTGGCAAGCTCTTTGACCGTATGCGCGGTCTGCACGCTCCTCTGTCCCGGCTCGACGACGACGATGAAGGCATCGACCGCCTCGGCAGTTCCGCGGGTGAGGTGCTCTATGCCCGCTTCCATATCGACGATGATCGCCTCATCGCGCTCGGCGATGAGGTGCTTGAGCAGTCTCCGTAAAAAGACATGTTCGGGACAGTAGCAGCCGGAAGCAGCCGCCTTCGACTTCCCCATGACGAGGAGGGTGACCCCATCGATCCGATGCCCGATCCCTTCGGGCAGGTCGTCGACCTTGGGGTTGAGCTTGAACATGCTGCCGGGGCTGCCCGGCCTGGCGCCGGTACGCTCCTCGATAAGGTCGTCCATCTCTGCGATGGGCCTCAGTTTCTGTATATCGGCGGGCTTCACCCCGAGGGCCTGCGCGAGATTGGCGTCCGGGTCGGCATCGACAGCGATGACCCGTTTCCCCTCTGATGCAAAGAGGTGGCTTAATACTGCCGAGAGCGTCGTCTTGCCGACGCCTCCTTTGCCGGTAACCGCTATCTTCATGATCTTAAATTATAACACAACGATACTGCCTCACAGCAGTTCCTCTGTAGTTAAGTTGCCCTGCTGTTTTGCCGTGTGTTATCATTTTTCATGGAAGCCAGAAAAATCATTGAGGATTCAGACCGCTACCTGATGCATACCTATAACCGCTTCCCCGTGGTGTTGAGAAAAGGCCGGGGAGTGAAGGTATGGGGCGCCGACGGCAAGGAGTATCTCGACTTCGTCGGCGGGGTCGCGGTGAATGTGCTCGGGCATTGCCATCCCAAGGTCGTCATCGCCCTCCAGAAGCAGGCGCAGCGGCTGCTCCATGTCTCGAACCTTTATCATATCGAGCCCCAGGTAAAGCTGGCCAGGATCCTCGTAACCCACTCTTTCGCCGATAAGGTTTTTTTCTGCAACTCGGGAGCGGAAGCCAACGAGGCTGCCATGAAACTGGCCCGGAAGTACGCGAAAGAGCATTCAGGGCATCGCGACCATGACCGCTACGAGATCATTACGGCCCTGAACTCCTTTCATGGGAGGACGCTCGCCACGATCACGGCTACGGGCCAGGAGAAGTTCCAGAAAGGGTTCGAGCCGCTCATGCCCGGCTTCAAGTATGTGCCGTTCAACGACATCCAGGCCCTCGAGGCAGCGCTGACCAGGAACACCTGCGCGGTCCTGCTCGAGCCGATTCAGGGCGAGGGCGGGGTGAAGCTCCCTTCGGAGGAGTACCTGAAACAGGTGCGGGAGCTCTGCGACCGGCATGACCTCCTCCTGATCCTCGATGAGGTGCAGACCGGGATCGGCAGGACAGGGAAGCTCTTCGCCTATGAGCATTACGGCATAACTCCCGACATCATGACCCTCGCCAAAGGGCTCGGCGGCGGCGCCCCGATCGGGGCTATGCTCGCGACCGACCGGGTGGCAGCGGCATTCAAGCCAGGCAACCATGCCTCGACCTTCGGCGGCAATCCGCTCGTCTGCGCAGCTGCGATCGCGACCCTGGAGGCGGTGATCGAGGACGGCTTCATCCTGGACCACTGCAACCGCATGGGGAACTATCTCGTGGAGCGTCTGGCACAGCTCAAAGAATACCACCAGCAGATCATGGAGGTGCGGGGCAGGGGCCTCCTCGTCGGCATGGAGCTCACCAGGGACGGCATGCCGATCGTCACCGCGTGCCTCGAGCGCGGCATCCTGATCAACTGCACCGGGGGCGGCAATGTGCTCCGGTTCATGCCGCCGCTGACGGTTGAGGAAAAGGATATCGACCATGTGGTGGGAGTCCTCGACGAGCTTCTGGAAAAGGCGCTATGAGGCGGAAGCGCGATTTTCTCACAGTAGGCGATTTGTCGCGCGATGAGCTGGGATACGTGCTCAAGCGAGCGCAGGAGCTCAAAGCCGGCGCCGACCGGCAGAAGTGCCCCCTCATCGGCAAGAGTGTCGGCCTCTTTTTCGAAAAACCCTCGACGAGGACGCGGGTCTCGTTCGAAGTGGGTATCTACCAGCTCGGGGGGCAGGCGCTCTACCTCAATCCCAAGGAGATACAGCTCGGCAGGGGAGAGACCATCGCCGATACGGCAGCAGTTCTTTCCCGCTATCTGAGTGGTGTCGTCTTGAGGACCCATACCCATGCCCTGATCCGGGAATTCGCCAGGCATGCAGCGGTGCCGGTGATCAACGGTCTCTCGGATATCCACCATCCCTGCCAGGCCCTGGCGGATCTGATGACGATCCAGGAGCGGAAAGGCAGGCTCGAAGGGATCAGGCTCGCCTACATCGGCGACGGCAACAACGTAGCCAATTCATTGCTCGAGGCAGCGGCGATGACCGGCCTCTCCATGATCATAGCCTGCCCCGAAGGGTGCGAGCCAGACCCCGAAGTGCTCGAAAAGGCCCGGCGGGAAGCCTCGGGAGAGATCGTGGTCCTCAGGGACCCCCGCGAGGCAGCGGGGAGGGCTGATGTGGTCTATACCGATGTCTGGGTGAGCATGGGGCAGGAGGCTGAGGCCGAAAGGAAGAAGGCGAAGCTCAAGGCATACCAGGTCAATGCTCAGCTCCTCCGGTGCGCGAAGCCCGAGGTGACCGTTCTCCATTGTCTCCCGGCTCATCGGGGAGAAGAGATCACCGATGAGGTGATGGACGGGCCCCACAGCGCTGTCTTTGACCAGGCCGAAAACAGGCTGCATACCGAAAAGGCGCTTCTTGAGTTTCTCTTGACCGCTTAATATACTGAATGCATGGTCTCTCTGCAGCGAACGCTTCTTTTTCTTGCAGTGATTGTTCTGGCTGCCTGCGCCCCTTCCCCGGGTAAATCGATCTTCGAGAGAGAGCGCTGCATCGAATGCCATAGCTTCAAGGGGCGGGGAGGCGCAGCGGGTCCTGACCTCACCGCAGTTCATAAGAGGCATGATGACGCATGGATCAGGGATAAGCTCAGAATGCCTCAAGCCGTTCTCCCCCACTCGGCGATGCCGAGCTACCGGCACCTCTCCGATGAAGAGATGCAGGCCCTTATTGATTACTTGAAAGAGTAGCCTCCCGCTTTCTTGACTTACCGTCGCGCTCTTAGATAAGATACACTTTCCGTAGGTACTTGCCCTGATTAGCCATAGGAGTTTTTTACTGCTCAGCGGGGCGCCAGCCGGTGGCCTGCGGTGGGAGGAAGATGCGCATCGCTATAGGTTCCGACCATGCCGGGCTCGATATGAAACGGGAGATTATCTCGCTTCTGACCGAGCTTGGCCACGACTACGTCGATTACGGCACAGAGACCCCGCAGTCCGTGGACTACCCCGATTTCGGTGAAAAGGTATCCGATGCCGTATCGACGGGAGCGGTCGAGAGGGGGGTCCTCATCTGCGGCACCGGGATCGGCATGTCGATCGTGGCGAACAAGTTCCCCTATGTCCGGGCATCGCTCTGCAACGAGCTCTTCTCCGCGCGGATGAGCAGGCTCCATAACGATGCGAATGTGCTCGTCCTCGGCGGAAGGATCATAGGTCGTGACCTGGCGCGCGAGATAGTCAAGACCTGGATGACCACTCCCTTCGAAGGGGGGCGGCATGAGAACAGGCTCAACAAAATAAAGCTCATCGAAGAGAGAATGTTAGCGAAAGGAACGAAAAGGATTCCCTGAGACAGCAGTGCTGCAGCCCCGGTGTGCTGCTGCCCGGGAATCCCTGCTGGTATTGAACAATGCATTTCGAACACCTCAAGAAGACGGACCGCGAGGTCTACGACGCCATCGAGAGCGAAACGAGGCGCGAGCAGGAAAAGATACTGCTCATCGCCTCCGAAAACTATGCGAGCCGGGCGGTGATCGAGGCCCAGGGCTCGGTGCTCACGAATAAATATGCCGAGGGATACCCCGGCAGGCGGTACTACGGCGGCTGCGAGTATGCCGACGCGATCGAGAGCCTGGCGATCGAGCGCGCCAAGAAGATTTTCGGCGCAGAGCATGTCAATGTGCAGCCCCATTCGGGAAGCCAGGCGAACATGGCGGTCTTCTTCTCCTGCCTGAAGCCCGGCGATACGATCCTCGGCATGAGTCTCGCCCATGGCGGGCACCTTTCGCACGGAGCAAAAGTAAATTTCACCGGGATCATCTACAACGCCGTCTCCTACGGCATCAAGAGGGAGACGGGCTATATGGATATGGACGAGGTGCAGAGCCTCGCACGGCAGCACAAGCCCAGGCTGATCATCGTCGGGGCGAGCGCCTACTCGCGCACCATCGACTTCAAGACCTTCTCCGCTATCGCGAAAGAGACGGGCGCCTATCTCATGGCCGACATCGCGCATATCGCCGGCCTGATCGCCGCGGGAGCGCACCCTTCGCCGTTCCCCTATGCCGACTTCGTGACCTCTACCACGCACAAGACGCTCCGGGGCCCCCGGGGCGGCATGATCATGTGCAAGGAAGAGCATGCCAAGGCGATCGATAAGATGATATTCCCCGGTATCCAGGGTGGACCGCTGGTGCATGTCATCGCCGCCAAGGCGGTCGCCTTCAAGGAGGCGCTGACGGAAGAGTTCAGGGAGTACCAGCACAAGATCGTGCGCAATGCGAAGAGCCTTGCCGAGGGATTGAGGAAGCGGGGCTTCAGCATCGTGTCAGGAGGGACCGATAACCACCTCATGCTCGTTGACCTCAGTGCCATGGAGGTGACCGGCAAGGATGCCGAGGAGGCGCTGGATGCGGCGGGCATTACGGTGAACAAGAACGCGATCCCCTACGATACGAAGCCGCCGGCGATCACGAGCGGTATCAGGCTGGGCACTCCCTGCGTCACCACCAGGGGCATGGGTGAAGCCGAGATGGATGAAATAGCCGATATCATCGCCACCGTCATCAGAAACAACGGTAACCTTTCCCTCCGCGCGGCGATGAACAA
It includes:
- a CDS encoding acetylornithine transaminase; protein product: MEARKIIEDSDRYLMHTYNRFPVVLRKGRGVKVWGADGKEYLDFVGGVAVNVLGHCHPKVVIALQKQAQRLLHVSNLYHIEPQVKLARILVTHSFADKVFFCNSGAEANEAAMKLARKYAKEHSGHRDHDRYEIITALNSFHGRTLATITATGQEKFQKGFEPLMPGFKYVPFNDIQALEAALTRNTCAVLLEPIQGEGGVKLPSEEYLKQVRELCDRHDLLLILDEVQTGIGRTGKLFAYEHYGITPDIMTLAKGLGGGAPIGAMLATDRVAAAFKPGNHASTFGGNPLVCAAAIATLEAVIEDGFILDHCNRMGNYLVERLAQLKEYHQQIMEVRGRGLLVGMELTRDGMPIVTACLERGILINCTGGGNVLRFMPPLTVEEKDIDHVVGVLDELLEKAL
- the argF gene encoding ornithine carbamoyltransferase, with product MRRKRDFLTVGDLSRDELGYVLKRAQELKAGADRQKCPLIGKSVGLFFEKPSTRTRVSFEVGIYQLGGQALYLNPKEIQLGRGETIADTAAVLSRYLSGVVLRTHTHALIREFARHAAVPVINGLSDIHHPCQALADLMTIQERKGRLEGIRLAYIGDGNNVANSLLEAAAMTGLSMIIACPEGCEPDPEVLEKARREASGEIVVLRDPREAAGRADVVYTDVWVSMGQEAEAERKKAKLKAYQVNAQLLRCAKPEVTVLHCLPAHRGEEITDEVMDGPHSAVFDQAENRLHTEKALLEFLLTA
- a CDS encoding cytochrome c; the protein is MVSLQRTLLFLAVIVLAACAPSPGKSIFERERCIECHSFKGRGGAAGPDLTAVHKRHDDAWIRDKLRMPQAVLPHSAMPSYRHLSDEEMQALIDYLKE
- a CDS encoding carbon monoxide dehydrogenase accessory protein CooC; amino-acid sequence: MKIAVTGKGGVGKTTLSAVLSHLFASEGKRVIAVDADPDANLAQALGVKPADIQKLRPIAEMDDLIEERTGARPGSPGSMFKLNPKVDDLPEGIGHRIDGVTLLVMGKSKAAASGCYCPEHVFLRRLLKHLIAERDEAIIVDMEAGIEHLTRGTAEAVDAFIVVVEPGQRSVQTAHTVKELAKGLGVQKVFVVANKVRSDSDLAFLREHLGEMELLGAMRFSQEVMDADLRGVSPFQTSSLVSDIKEIKARLEQSMRR
- a CDS encoding 5-formyltetrahydrofolate cyclo-ligase → MEDRGQESSLFNEKRLMRKEVLSRRDAISEELRNAKDRAIGERLAELPEFHTSRTILFYASFRSEVDTLTLLRQSLAEGKRAVLPKVDRASGLLALYEIKSMEELVPGYLGIPEPQLSEERSVDIAAVDVVIVPGVAFDGQGNRLGYGKGFYDKLLCRTAARTVALAYEEQMVERILSEDHDMKMDIIVTDRRILRFDGRKKN
- the folE gene encoding GTP cyclohydrolase I FolE, with protein sequence MDAKKIREGVRLILEGIGEDTARPGIKDTPERVAKMFAEIFSGLQDPEEDLLKPIDGESHDEMVLLKDIPFYSVCEHHLLPFIGKAHIAYIPSGNIVGLSELAKALEHLAKRPQVQERLTAQLADMIMTRIKPRGCMVVIDAEHLCMSMRGIKKPGSRTTTSAVRGIFRSKQSTREEMLSLIKGA
- the folD gene encoding bifunctional methylenetetrahydrofolate dehydrogenase/methenyltetrahydrofolate cyclohydrolase FolD, yielding MSAKIISGTEVAAQIREELKKEVADLKAKTGVVPGLVTILVGKNPASVSYVTAKQKTAHELGFHSIQDDQPEDLSEEGLLTLIEKYNKDPKIHGILVQLPLPKHINEKKVLNAIDPDKDVDSFHPVNVGRLMIGGSEAKFLPCTPAGIQELIVRSGYETSGAEVVVVGRSNIVGKPIANIMLQKGRGANSTVTIVHTGTKNLQSHCKRADILIVAAGVPGLVKPEWIKPGACVIDVGVNRVGEKKSEKTGKMVPILKGDVDFDAAKEIAGAITPVPGGVGPMTITMLMKNTVTSAKMHAGIK
- the glyA gene encoding serine hydroxymethyltransferase, with the protein product MHFEHLKKTDREVYDAIESETRREQEKILLIASENYASRAVIEAQGSVLTNKYAEGYPGRRYYGGCEYADAIESLAIERAKKIFGAEHVNVQPHSGSQANMAVFFSCLKPGDTILGMSLAHGGHLSHGAKVNFTGIIYNAVSYGIKRETGYMDMDEVQSLARQHKPRLIIVGASAYSRTIDFKTFSAIAKETGAYLMADIAHIAGLIAAGAHPSPFPYADFVTSTTHKTLRGPRGGMIMCKEEHAKAIDKMIFPGIQGGPLVHVIAAKAVAFKEALTEEFREYQHKIVRNAKSLAEGLRKRGFSIVSGGTDNHLMLVDLSAMEVTGKDAEEALDAAGITVNKNAIPYDTKPPAITSGIRLGTPCVTTRGMGEAEMDEIADIIATVIRNNGNLSLRAAMNNRVKALCDKYPIY
- the rpiB gene encoding ribose 5-phosphate isomerase B; amino-acid sequence: MRIAIGSDHAGLDMKREIISLLTELGHDYVDYGTETPQSVDYPDFGEKVSDAVSTGAVERGVLICGTGIGMSIVANKFPYVRASLCNELFSARMSRLHNDANVLVLGGRIIGRDLAREIVKTWMTTPFEGGRHENRLNKIKLIEERMLAKGTKRIP